taattctcataaacatgcaaaAACActtttaatggcgtaattaaacagttatggccctcccggcctactaatccagccattaaaccacaatAGGGAATCTGAGGCATTACACTTACTACCAAACCTCTTGGAGGGATTTATCTTTAAATGAGCttgcagaaaaagaaaaaaaaacaattaaacatGTAACCAGTTTCAAAAATATAAACATGAAAAATTGATAAGTACTTTACATTTATAAAACCAGTTGTATGTCTTTAACTTTGTAgggttgaaatatatatatataaaaaaataattcattcactaaggtaaccagttacaaaCTCATTAAGCAAAATCTTCCACTGTTATCTgcaagtaaccagttacacatataaccaggtacaaagaaaacaaaacagtttaacaacaaaaaaaacacaacaataaaaataaaacaaacacaaacaaaAATGAACATTATGCAAATTAACTACATATCTACAAGAAACTagatacacaatcataaaaaaaataaaacaaatacaaTCCACCGAATGTGAAACACAATAACAGAAACATACACTGTTGACTgcctttttagccaacgacgtgagaacgtcaaatacgacaaaccttcaagagaatttaaacgacacagacggtataataaagaaaataaagaacacaagagatttttatagtggttcagccctgattgtcggtaatagcctaatccacttagagttgtgatttatagatctgtactcaagatcagatggactgagccaactgagtttcttcagtacagattgcaaaaatacaagaattctctcaaatgccagcactttctctctctagaatactcagacccaaatttctctctctagaaagaataagcagaagaagcccctctctcatcccatcagccctctatttataggcttagggtcatacatacggtatcccctagaaccgggatattttattatatttattacattaaaattacaagaaatacttaaaatacaactgattcctcaatttgagtaaggagtgagagattcccgggtgcttagaccaattcttgctgtcgttccggggattttgacgtagtctcacatgcatgttgattactccttcaagctttccttggaccaaggtgatatatgcatggctctcctcggaccaaaggtcatgcatgcttggctctcctcggaccaaggtggtccgagccaactcccttggcctcTCTCCTCTGGTAAGTCCGAGCCTACCTCCTCCAATcaaaggtccgatcggaccttgttgccttctcctcggaccaaggtggtccgagccaacctttccttgccttctcctcggaccaaggtggtccgagccaaccttctcttgccttctcctcggaccaaggtggtccgaggcatcctccttggcatctcaccttggacaagtccgAGGCACTCTCCTTTaacatctcccaactatgtccgatcggaccttgcgaGTCCATCTTTTGGCTTGTATGggactccttctccttagctTCTTACCTCGAATAGGTCCGAAGCAAAACTTGGGAGAcctaccttggacacgttcgagccaacacttaggaaaccttgagaGGTTTACCTCGGACACACCCGAGCCAAATATTTAAGAGGCTGcccaagctaaggtccgatcggacctgttaCTTTTGTCCCTCGAGCCAAAATCCAAACCCCTCTTTTAAGCTCCTTGGACTTGGGTTTGAAACAAACACTTGGGCTCTTcgaactggggtctgagccaagcacatCTTAGCCCAAatattctcctcgggtgtatttgCCTTGACTATGGAATCTCTCAAGCaatccaaattcttcgtcagtctactgggtcactttatcacaactctgaggagtcaatgtatttattgactattaatgtgtcttttactgaccatgtactgccatttgtcacctctattgccacgtcattgatctccaatttttgggtataacatacACAGATGAACAATTTTTGATTATTATActtaaaaaataaacatataccACAACATGCTTAGTCTCATGAGAATCATCTCTAGCATCCCTACTACCAGATGCACACGAATCCTTCGTTTGTTTAACAATGGAAGGGGATTTACTCTTCTTTCTTGCAACAGACTTCAAATGTGTAATGTTACTCCTTCGAGGAAGAATCTCGCCAATATCATCCCCTACATTCTTCGATTCATCCTCTACTATACCAGAAATTTTCTTCTCAGAACCAGAAACACCACCAACTTCACCAGAGTGATCCATGACACAACTTTGAAATTTAAAATAGACAATGCACCgcataaaaaaaacaaacaacacaaatgaaaaaagAATAATAGATATACATACATATAGAGCACAAATTACAAATAACTAcccataaacttaaaaaaaaaaagataaaaaactGACAAAACCCCCACTAAAAAACTAACGATAAAATTGTgcaccaaaaacaaaaacaatcaTTAACACAGATTAAAAAACAACCACCTACGACAGAAAATAGATAATACAAAGCAAAATTAACAataaatatacattaaaaaaattaaaaaacaaacccTGAAATCGGGTACTCACGGAGACGAAAACACCACAAAGAGGCATAAATCCACAACGAGAAACTTATAAAACCctaaaaaaagaacaaaaagaagaaatcaacacaaaaaatcaaatgctaaaggaaagaaaaaattcGAACTAAACGATATACAAAAAACGTGATACTGAAGCAATCTGTAAATACACACCTGAAACCAGGTACTCACTGAGACGAAGACAACACAGAAGGCACAAAATCCACAACGATAAACTCaaaaaaaccctaaaacagaaagAAAACTGAGAACAAATATCAAAACATCAATTGCTGAATAAAATATAATGATAAAATGAAGAAAAACGTGATAatgaagataaaaaaataatagaaaatatagGTACTCGAGTACCTGCATGCATAAGATAAAAATACTGAGTAttgattttcttacaaaaattattttccaaaataataataataatacttaaaATGACTGAAAAACtctcacaaaaattcacatgaaTACATAAGAAACAACTACTGAATTATGATTTTCTTGCAAAAATTGattcccaaaataataataatacttaaaATGACTGAAATACCCTCACAAAAATTTCCAGATAGAATAAATAAACTTATACAATAAAATATGGGAtacaaaataatttatttgataaatatgggaaaacaaaacccataaaaaagttaaacaacaaaaaaaaaccataaaaaatgcacacaaaaaaagccatatatatatcaaattttattgaattttccCATATTTCATGTAAATTCCTCTATTTATTTTGGCCTAAGGCGTTGTTGAGGGTTACGCTAGCCCTGATTGCATTGTACTCATATTTGCAGTAATATGAGTAACCAATTACTATAAAATTACACATATTAGAAAATGAATAGATATACACATTTCCAAAAGCCATAGTAAAAGATTACttaactaataaaataaaaataaaaataaaaaaaatcagatctgaaAAGCAACATCATAAACTAAGAAATCCAAAGAACAAGAAACACGAGATGATGTGTCATCGGAGTTGTAGACTAAGGTCATCGTGATTTGGCTTGGTGGTTAGGGATGGTGGTGGTAGAAGAAGAGTAGGTTGGATCCATAGGAAGGAAAATTCCAGATGTTAATCCTTTTTATTGTGTATTAAATTGTTTTGGAATCTTTATGGAATTCTAAGATTACTTGGTTTATAAATGAAATGTAAATTTTGTAAGTTTGTTAACATATTCCTATATTTTAATGTAAGCTAAGCCAAAAATTTCTATATTTTTAGAagggaaattcacaaaaatatttaagatttaaattttttttactaaatATACAGAttctaaaaaaattacataaaatacgGAAGAGTATAATCGTAAATATAGAGTTTTTTTTCAAACAAAGTTTATAAATTTACAACAATACTATTTTTTTGTAACTAAAGTTTGCAAGTTTGTAActatatgtgataattttgtaaacaacatttacaaactaaataaaaaattgtaacaGACACTTATAAAACTATTATCcgtatttttataaattttgtatttttttaattttttttatgaaatttacaGTGCtgtatgtaattttattttaaaaaaaattcctgaAATAATATTGGGTTGGAGACATGAGAATACtcctatttttattttctttagaaaataaataaataaataaacaaacaaactaaTATAGAAACTTGAAGTGAGCTTTAGCAATTCTTTCCAAAGAAAAAAGTGTTAATCAGAGCTAGCTAGCTAGTATGGGTCATAATAAGAGGTAGAATAGAATAATTGAGTAATATGATCACAATTCCAATTTCCATCTCTATTTTTTTTGACAATTCTCACGTAGGGActttactttaagccctactggtagggctctcACTGTTTCTCGACCCCTAAATAGTTTTCGGCACGGTTTTTTTTtgtgaccatgtatattgtagctatttagagcatcctgcaaaatttcagaaaattccaTATAGTTTagagtaccgaaaactaggttcaaacatgttgctttccacgcgcataaaaaaaattagtcacgcgtgcaacaacatgtttgaacctagttttcggtactgtaaattattcagaattttctgaaaatttgtaggatgccctaaatagctacaatatacaaagtcataaaaaaaaatcaagccgaaaattattcacgggtcaagaacactgagagccccatcagtaagcttaaagtgaagccctataaAAGAATTCCCCCTATCTTTTTTACTGCTCCTACAACtaattaaaagtaaataaatatcttatttccAACAAAAACTGAGAAATGAAAGTGCACCGATCCTTTCCTTAATTTTCAAAGCTTATTTAAACGTGTAAAATGAATCccaaaaaaataggtataaaagtttGTTCGAGACGCTTCACATGACCGCATCACAGAAAAGTTGGGAGTCCAATTGTCGAATCTGATTTTATTCTCTCTGTGCCTCCTGtactataacattttcattcataccatctctaattctctctctctctctgtatatatatatatgtatgtataagtTCTCTTGCATATATAATTTTCTGTTCTCTctcataaaatatataataagaagaagaagaaagaggataAGAGAAGTATAAGGGAATGGCAATAGAATACAGTTGCTGCAACACTGACTTCTTCATTCGGATTATGATAATCATTGTGCTAGTTTTGTTTGCTGGGCTAATGTCTGGGCTCACTTTGGGCCTCATGTCTATGAGCCTTGTGGATCTTGAAGTTCTTGCCAAGTCTGGCAAGCCCACTGATCGTTTACATGCTGGTACTTTCTTTAATGCCTCTCCTATCTCTCTCCCTTTTCTCTTCAAAACTCATTTAATTTTGGCTAAAGTTTTAATTTTGTTTTGGGTTCTTATTTGATCACATTTCAAATGGGTTGAGTTAATTTTTATATTTCTGTTAACATgattaaaaatccattattttaatCAGAATctacatactttttttttttctttctaaaacaaCTTATCCAAGAGAATCAGCATCAATTTACAAGATgaagcaaaatatatatatatttaattatgctTATCGAAACAGTGCTTGAATTCAGTGACAAATCGCTGTCAATATATATTATTCCAATATTCCATCCAAGAGAATCAGCATTGGGCCTTTTTTATTCTATTTATCCACTCTCCAATAACAAATAGTTGCTTTGCTTGTTCTAAAATAAGTTTTTAAATACTAGAAAAAATAAAACTAGAGCTAATAAACATGAATgagatttaccaaaaaaaataaaatacatcAAATAATTTTACTAGTTATATTATGCCATTGCTTGATTGAGAACTTCATAAAGTTTCCACTTATACAAAGTTGATTATGATGACAGCAAAGATATTACCAGTGGTGAAAAGACAACATCTATTGCTTTGTACACTATTAATTTGTAATGCTTGTGCAATGGAGGTAACTTCATCAACCATAATATTCTAAACAACTTTTATTCTTTTGGGTAAATATTAATGAAAATTACATTTCAGGCACTTCCCATTTTTCTTGATAGCATGGTAACCGCATGGGGTGCTGTCCTTATCTCAGTGACCCTGATACTTTTAGTTGGAGAGGTAAATAGTTTCTGACCTCGAAATTCATATGATAAGATGATTATTTGGTTTAGTATTCATATATTCTTTTACTCCTCAATTTTGTGTTAGTTCGAAGGTCTCATTACTTGATCATTTTATTATGCAGATCATACCACAGGCTTTTTGTTCAAGATATGGTTTGGCAGTTGGTGCTGCGGTTGCTCCATTCGTACGGATTCTAGTTTGCATATGTTTCCCTATTGCATATCCAATAAGCAAGGTGATATATTCATTATTGTTTGGAGTCTATCACCACTTTCGTGATTTTCTTTTCTATTTCACACTACAAAACCATGCTTTCTTATGCAAGGCAGTCTTAACAGCTTTTAGACTTCTTGTTGGGGCAAGGACATGATGCCCTTTTTCGCCGAGCTGAACTGAAGACACTAGTTGATTTTCATGGCAATGAGGTACCTACTTCACCCTGCAAATATCAAGGACTTTAATGTACTTTACATACATAATTTCCTAACATCTTTACACTTAGGAAATGTTATGTTCTTGTTTACTATTATGCATAGGCTGGAAAAGGTGGCGAACTGACACGAGATGAGACGACAATAATCGGTGGAGCACTTGAACTCTCTGAGAAGACAGCTAGCGATGCAATGACTCCGATTTCAGAAACTTTTGCAATTGATGTGAATGCCAAATTGGATAGGTGAGGTGAATGGAACTTGTGAAAATGAAACAAATGAGTCGATATCACATTAGTTTACTATTCATCCTTATTATGCAGGAACTTGATGAAAGTAATTTTGGAGAAAGGGCATAGCAGGGTGCCAGTTTACCATGAACAACCAAGAAACATTATTGGACTCATATTGGTAAGTTCTTCTTGATTCACTAAAAACCATGACAGCATATATAAGTTAAATTCTTTTTTGGTCGACTCCATTCTTTGATCTTGGCGAATCAAAAGCTTACAAAAAGATTAGTGTTAAATCAGTAGTGAAATGATTTGCCTTTTTATGTTACAAAACACCATGATTGAACTTGTGTTCGTAGTGCATTGTGATTAGTAGAGAATCTATATGCATTAAAATAGTACATAGATATGTATGGCTTCTAAGACTAATACTTAGTCAATTTGATGTAGGCAAAGAACTTATTAACCGTCCATCCAGATGATGAGGTTCCTGTCAAAAGGGTTGTTATTCGCAAGATTCCAAGGTAATTTTAACTTAACTTGACCAAGAGTACCTAATTATAAAACAAGCATATGGCAACATATATAACAAGATTTGAATCTTTGAACTTGCAGAGTCCCAGAAACAATGCCACTATACGAGATACTAAATGAGTTTCAGAAAGGTCATAGCCATATGGCTGTTGTCATAAGACAGAAAAACGACATAGAGAAGCCATTTGCCACAAACCCAAATGAGAGTAAGTAAGCTCTGACCTTATACTATCACAACACATTTTCTTTGTTACCCTTTCTTCAAATAACTCGTCCATTTTTGTGAACTCAGTGAGAGATGTACGGTTGGACATTCATGGCGAAGGGCACCCCCATGAAAGAACTTTAAAGAGTGATAGAGCACTCCAGAAGTTGAAAAGCTTATCCAAAGAGGCAAAACTAAGTAAAGGAATTCCCAAGAGCAAGAAATGGTCAAAGGACTTCCAATCTGACTTTCTCCATATTGATGAAGAACCACTTCCAAATATTAATGAAGAAGGAGAAGCCATTGGAATTATCACATTAGAAGATGTTATTGAAGAGTTGTTACAGgtaataatatattaatataataagaTATCTACAAAGTGAGGAAATGTAGTGTAATGTCTAACGACTATTctattttcctttttttctttcaCATGCAGGAAGAGATATATGATGAGACCGATCATCGCAATGAGGCTCATCATTTATAAAGGAGCTGATTATTACTACAACAAAAAAGCTTATTGGAAATGATATGTTGTTTGTGTATATCAACATAAATTCATATAGTCGAAGATTGGCCTcaaaagcatatatatatatatataatatgtatatatgaaGCTCAATGTTGTACAATCATTATTATGAAAGAAACTAAAAACAGAGAATGAAAGAAATACTTGTGTTGTTGTTTTGAATGAGCTACTACATCATCTAGAAATGGATGAatgaaaatgaataaataatgTATGTCAAAACTTGAGAGAAGAAATTGGTGTAGGCCAGAGAGGATGCACAAGAGTATTGACGCATAGGCACCTTCATATACAGTCATATTTTGCAACTAGGCCAACTTTTTCCATAATTTCTTCCTCAATATTACACcaataaatatatatgattttttccaTCTAACAAAAACATAACATTGCTATTCTCCCGGTGGAAATGGAAAGCAATCACCAGGAAACTTTGATCCTATTCCACTCCTTAACGTCGTACACCAAAGTCCACACAACATCATCATCGTTCTCTCATTGCTATTCTCCCGGTGGAAATGGAAAGCAATCACCAGGAAACTTTGATCCTATTCCACTCCTTAACGTCGTACACCAAAGTCCACACAACATCATCATCGTTCTCTTCTTTCTCGTAACTTAATTCCCACATTTTCAGAACATGGCCGTCCTTTTTAGTTATAATAAACTGTGACCCAGCCTGCCCTGGACCAGTCCAATGAAACGACGGTGTTTTGGATGATTATTGATATCCTTGAAGGGATCTAAGGCTACGATTCGACATGGAATTATTCCGATCTCGGTTTACTGCTTTAGACAGTGTACGATTCCATTGGTAACAACAATGGGAATGGGAGCATTTCGAGGATCTAATTCCCTATCGAGAATAAAGTAAGTAAACTCGGACCAATATTCATTCTCTGAACAAAACATCATTGACGTGTAAGTAGTCATAGCCATGTGCCATATTGTTATGAGGTATTTTCCCGCATATTTTAAAGAACATACTCACTTAACCGAGATGCTAAAGTATACACTTTATTCAAGCGTTATCATCAATGTTGCAACTGTTCCAATCCTGATGGTTTGTGAATTTGGGATAGAGAAAATAGTGATGAAATTGTTGTAGTTTAGAATATTTGATGATCAGTAGTAGTTGGTAGAGTAATGACAAGTTATGATATTATAGTTGATTTTGTTGAGTGTACAATTGAAGAAATTTGAGTTTGGAGGGGTAAGATTTGTGttttagagaataaaggatagtaAAAAGTAGTAGAATTTTATTGATGGTTTGTAATTTCTAGTTACACCATTTGCTACCATGATGGGGTATTTATAGTGGCTAGTCCACTTTACATTTGTGATTAGAATTATTTGTTCTAGATTTTTCTAGTGTATTTGATTTACAAATACAACTTCTAGACTAATTTACATAATaaagtgttgaccgcgtttttggccaacgacgtgtgaacgtcaaaaacgataaaaccttcaagagaaaataaatgacacagacaattttatagtggttcagccccaatgtgatggtaatagcctaatccacttagagttgtgattatatatctacactcaagatcagatgaacctgagtcaactgagtttcttcagtgtagattacaagaatacaagaattctctcaaatacaagtactctctctctctctagaaaatttagatcaaaagttcaaaattccaaaagtctcctttatgatgccataagccttgtatttgtaggcttaggatcgtacagatgatatccccataatcgggatattttattattctcattatatttaaattgcactaatattcaaaatgtaacaatacacAATATTCGGGGGATAAgttgagagattcccgtgtatgctaagactgattcttgttgaagccgtttctgggaatcttgacgtagtcctgctctatccagttgatccatatctcattcaagctAGTCGACCACACCTTCACAGGGCAGACACGCTCTTGACTGGGCAgccatgcacttagctgggcagacatgcacttaccTGGTCGGACATGgccatgaccgatcggccaagttcatgctGGTCgaacaaagtcatgcctgggcaggcaaggtcatgcctgggcagacaaggtcatgcctgggcagacaaacacgtgactggtcggacaaggtcatgcctggtcggtcacgacacttctcaagccagtcaaaattcttcatcggtCTACTGGGTTACTCctagccaggtcacccaaccattccttgccacttgtcatttctattgccacatcatcattttcaaattttggggataacatttgcccccaagtttattatatgatgtctcacataataaacttttttctccacagctgacggcactatataaaaaaaataactgttcatcttcctgCCATGCAACAAACCACAACTCCACAGACCACAATCACTGCAATTAACtgctcataatcatggggagaaaaaatatcccaggaatctcaagggtccaaaaataagtggtaactcccattttttttcctttaaataagtCCCTACACTTACACATTCCCACACACACAAGAAAGTTAGAGCTCAAAAACCCTCTCatctttttcccttctttctttggcCGAAAGTGCAAATATCTTCAAGGTGAATCTCTCCATTTCTTCAAGCACTCTCCAAGCAAATCAAGGGCTCTTCaaagttgggtaagtcttctcttTCATCTTCacttatgttgttttttttttcaaaaattccaTGAAAAATACATGTAGTGGCCGAAACTCCATGGGGCATTTTTCCTTGAATTTATCTTTGAATCTTAGAGATATAATGTGTgtggtggctgttttgatgttgtttggaCTATGGGTAACCTaatattatcttcaatttcataggaatttaaagaaaaataggtTATTTTAACCTAAATCATGAATATGGGTTTTAGGGTTTTTGATGGCATATATGGTTTCAAGAACATTGAAAAACCTTTCAATTTCCCCATTTTGATCTTGTGATtgtgtgttttggatgagaaaaTATGTTTGTGCTAGGGATTTTAGGCTTATGTTTTCGGCTCAAGGAATATAGTGAAGTTTGGGTATGAGATATGGAATATGGCTGTTGGCCACTATTTTTTTCTTTGTAAAAAGTATGGTCCGATTGGACCATACATCAGCCCCTCGGTCCCAAGGGTATCCGATCAGATTCTTGGCTTTGGGCTCCTCGGAGATGCACGGCTCGGACACACGGGCACGCACCCTGGCTAGGCACGGTCTGCTTGGATGCGCGCATGCTCCCGGTCGGACGCCCTAGCATCCGCTCGGACGCTCATGTCTTGGCCTCTCAGACGCATGGAGTTGATGGCCATCCGCAAAGACAAGGCCCTTCGGCACCCCTCGGACGCGCCTTGACTCCCTGGGTGTCTCGGCACCAACAACCCAGATGCCTCGACACATCCCCTCATACGCGCATGCTAGCTCCTCGGACGCCTCAGGATCCGCTCGGTCACCCCACGGCATTCGCTCGGACACAACGCGGGCCTCTCGGACACACCATAGCCACCATGCACCCGACCGGCCACCTCCTTGGCACTCTAAACACTTTTTGCATTTTTAGGCACTTTTAGGTACTCTTAGGTACTTTTaggcacaaaatttattttttcccaTGCATGCTATATTTTCACTACTTAGATAAACTTTTCTAAGTAGAACAATAAATTTTGCTCTTGTTtaattttatctgtatggttactcacctccccattttcattttttgtagatgaatcgctttgactataagggaggtgacaaccacatgGACTCCGCCGCTTTAAGCAGATCCTACCTCGTTCAACTTTGTACTTCCTTCACGAGGAGCAGTTTCTTCATCAAGCTGAACAGTCGACAATGAGGGTGAAGAAGTCCAATAGACTCCCCCAGGACCAAGATCCTCAAGTTGCCCGAAGAGCGGTGCAAAAAGTGGTAGAACGCAGTGAGGTCCACACTGcagcttcttcgagaccaccccGCCAGGTGACAAAATCAAGCAAGTCTCGGAGACAAACCACCCAGGATTTCGCCACCGAGGTCAAGCACTTGGCCGTCCAAAAACCaagaaaggaaggagaagaaacaccttcctgGTTTACTGCCAAGCCTACAAAACTCAACCCCGggatgttcgacaaacacatccAGGCCTTGGGTTTTAGTggggtgaatgtgatatgtccgcgccctcaCCAGAGAGCCAACAGGCCCGACGGACCATACTGTACCTGG
The genomic region above belongs to Humulus lupulus chromosome 1, drHumLupu1.1, whole genome shotgun sequence and contains:
- the LOC133807273 gene encoding DUF21 domain-containing protein At2g14520-like, which produces MAIEYSCCNTDFFIRIMIIIVLVLFAGLMSGLTLGLMSMSLVDLEVLAKSGKPTDRLHAAKILPVVKRQHLLLCTLLICNACAMEALPIFLDSMVTAWGAVLISVTLILLVGEIIPQAFCSRYGLAVGAAVAPFVRILVCICFPIAYPISKLLDFLLGQGHDALFRRAELKTLVDFHGNEAGKGGELTRDETTIIGGALELSEKTASDAMTPISETFAIDVNAKLDRNLMKVILEKGHSRVPVYHEQPRNIIGLILAKNLLTVHPDDEVPVKRVVIRKIPRVPETMPLYEILNEFQKGHSHMAVVIRQKNDIEKPFATNPNEMRDVRLDIHGEGHPHERTLKSDRALQKLKSLSKEAKLSKGIPKSKKWSKDFQSDFLHIDEEPLPNINEEGEAIGIITLEDVIEELLQEEIYDETDHRNEAHHL